In one Massilia endophytica genomic region, the following are encoded:
- a CDS encoding putative O-glycosylation ligase, exosortase A system-associated yields MRDILVTVLIFGSLPWILRAPANGAMMWVLVSVMNPHTQGWGFAQTFPFAQVVAGATLASLLLAKGPRMWPVVPVMLTLLAFVLWMNLTTAFALYPNAASAQWSKVMKIMLMTFVVAMAIRTRQDVHRLMWVLVISLGYYGVKGGIFTIRSGGNHRVWGPPGSFIGDNNEIALALIMTIPLMIYLYQNSRHIWVKRGLAVSMVLTALAAIGSYSRGGLLAIVAMLLYVWLRSRHKLAGVALLVLAVPLVLLFMPDAWTERMDSIANYQADGSALGRLNAWAMAYNLARDRLLGGGFSMYEPMTFAMYAPNPGDVHAAHSIYFQALGEHGFIGLGLYLLLGWLTWRCTAWTLRHSRGVTSLHWASTLAAAIQASLVGFAVGGAFLSLLYFDMPYYLMIAAVVMRLLVYKELALERTQVRGRYARV; encoded by the coding sequence ATGCGCGACATTCTCGTCACCGTCCTCATATTCGGCAGCCTGCCCTGGATACTGCGCGCGCCTGCCAACGGCGCGATGATGTGGGTGCTGGTCAGCGTCATGAATCCGCACACCCAGGGCTGGGGATTCGCCCAGACCTTCCCCTTCGCGCAGGTGGTGGCGGGCGCCACCCTCGCAAGCCTCCTGCTGGCCAAGGGCCCACGCATGTGGCCCGTGGTGCCGGTGATGCTTACCCTGCTTGCCTTCGTGCTCTGGATGAACCTCACCACGGCGTTCGCGCTCTATCCCAACGCCGCATCCGCGCAATGGTCGAAGGTCATGAAGATCATGCTCATGACCTTCGTGGTAGCCATGGCCATCCGCACCCGCCAGGATGTGCACCGCCTGATGTGGGTGCTGGTGATCTCGCTCGGCTACTACGGGGTGAAGGGCGGCATCTTCACCATACGCAGCGGGGGAAATCACCGGGTCTGGGGCCCGCCCGGCTCCTTCATCGGCGACAACAACGAGATCGCGCTGGCACTGATCATGACAATCCCGCTGATGATCTACCTGTACCAGAACAGCCGGCATATCTGGGTCAAGCGCGGGCTCGCGGTCTCCATGGTGCTCACGGCGCTGGCGGCCATCGGCAGCTACTCGCGCGGCGGCCTGCTGGCCATCGTCGCCATGCTGCTTTACGTATGGCTGCGCAGCCGCCACAAGCTGGCCGGGGTCGCGCTGCTGGTGCTGGCCGTTCCCCTGGTGCTGCTCTTCATGCCCGACGCCTGGACCGAGCGCATGGACAGCATCGCCAACTATCAGGCCGACGGCTCGGCTCTCGGCCGCCTCAACGCCTGGGCCATGGCCTACAACCTGGCACGCGACCGCCTCCTGGGAGGAGGTTTCAGCATGTACGAGCCTATGACCTTCGCCATGTACGCCCCGAATCCGGGCGACGTGCACGCGGCGCACAGCATCTACTTCCAGGCCCTGGGCGAGCATGGCTTCATCGGCCTCGGTCTCTACCTGCTCCTTGGCTGGCTGACCTGGCGCTGCACTGCGTGGACACTGCGCCACAGCCGCGGCGTCACGTCGCTGCACTGGGCCAGCACCCTTGCGGCGGCGATCCAGGCAAGCCTCGTCGGCTTCGCCGTCGGCGGCGCCTTTCTCAGCCTGCTCTACTTCGACATGCCCTACTACCTCATGATCGCCGCCGTCGTCATGCGCCTGCTGGTCTACAAGGAGCTTGCACTTGAGCGCACGCAAGTTCGCGGCCGCTACGCCAGGGTTTAA
- the prsR gene encoding PEP-CTERM-box response regulator transcription factor, protein MNKRKLLVVEDDPGLQRQLRWCLDGYEVLLAGDRESALAQMRRHQPAVMTMDLGLPPDADGASEGLALLQQALTLAPETKIIVLSGNNDRANVLKAVGIGAYDFQQKPLDPEMLQLLIERAFFLHQVQQENRRMMQTEADSPLAGIVTRDPGMLKVCRSVEKVAPSSATVMLLGASGTGKELIARGLHKLSSRGDKRFLAINCAAIPENLLESELFGYEKGAFTGAAQQTVGKIELAHGGTFFLDEIGDMALPLQAKMLRFLQERMIERVGGRKEIAVDVRIICATHRNLKSLVDAGTFREDLFYRLSEIVLMIPPLRERVGDSVLLAQHFRNRFCHTERRAGLPFSPDALTAIASYAWPGNVREMENCIKRAVIMSEGPAITAADLGLPEGEAAEERLDLRAARDAAEYGVMVKALARTGGNIARAAEMLGISRPTLYDMMSHHGIK, encoded by the coding sequence ATGAACAAGCGGAAGCTGCTGGTGGTGGAGGATGATCCTGGCTTGCAGCGGCAGTTGCGCTGGTGCCTGGATGGTTACGAGGTACTGCTTGCGGGCGACAGGGAAAGCGCCCTGGCCCAGATGCGGAGGCACCAGCCCGCCGTCATGACCATGGACCTGGGCCTGCCGCCGGATGCGGACGGCGCCTCCGAAGGCCTGGCGCTGCTGCAGCAGGCGCTGACCCTTGCGCCAGAGACCAAGATCATTGTCCTGTCCGGAAACAACGACCGGGCCAATGTGCTCAAGGCCGTCGGTATCGGCGCCTACGACTTCCAGCAGAAGCCCCTGGACCCGGAAATGCTGCAGCTGCTCATCGAGCGCGCCTTCTTCCTGCACCAGGTGCAGCAGGAGAACCGGCGCATGATGCAGACCGAGGCCGACTCGCCCCTGGCGGGCATTGTGACGCGCGATCCCGGCATGCTGAAAGTATGCCGCAGCGTGGAGAAGGTGGCGCCGTCGTCCGCCACGGTCATGCTGCTGGGTGCCTCCGGCACGGGCAAGGAACTGATCGCGCGCGGCCTTCACAAGCTGAGTTCGCGGGGCGACAAGCGCTTCCTGGCCATCAATTGCGCCGCCATACCGGAGAACCTGCTGGAGAGCGAGCTGTTTGGCTACGAAAAAGGCGCCTTCACGGGCGCGGCCCAGCAGACAGTGGGCAAGATCGAGCTGGCGCACGGCGGCACCTTCTTCCTCGACGAGATCGGCGACATGGCGCTGCCCCTGCAGGCCAAGATGCTGCGCTTCCTGCAGGAGAGGATGATCGAGCGCGTGGGCGGCCGGAAGGAGATCGCCGTCGATGTGCGCATCATCTGCGCCACCCACCGCAACCTGAAATCCCTCGTCGATGCAGGCACGTTCCGGGAAGACCTGTTCTACCGCCTGAGCGAAATCGTGCTCATGATCCCCCCGCTGCGCGAGCGGGTAGGCGACAGCGTTCTTCTGGCCCAGCATTTTCGCAACCGCTTCTGCCACACGGAGCGGCGCGCCGGGCTGCCGTTCTCGCCGGATGCGCTGACGGCCATTGCTTCCTACGCCTGGCCGGGCAATGTGCGGGAGATGGAGAACTGCATCAAGCGCGCCGTCATCATGTCCGAAGGGCCTGCGATCACGGCGGCGGACCTTGGCCTGCCGGAAGGGGAAGCGGCGGAAGAAAGGCTGGACCTGCGGGCGGCACGCGACGCGGCGGAGTATGGCGTGATGGTGAAGGCGCTGGCGCGTACCGGCGGCAATATCGCGCGGGCTGCCGAGATGCTGGGCATCAGCCGGCCCACGCTATACGACATGATGAGCCATCACGGCATCAAGTGA
- a CDS encoding tetratricopeptide repeat protein, translating into MRHFFLLILACHLQAQACPPFVPPPSGGDYADPDARQRLLTVERFHFTPKVEKLMQGESGYLGGDIGYTLEHFANHPRALSAMARLALREKTARPKGANFSIDCYFDRAIRFRPDDARVRAVFGGYLLAIKQESSALEQLEEAARLEPNNASNHYNLGLLYLRQKQYDKAREAAQQAYSMGFPLPGLKSKLVAAGQWKE; encoded by the coding sequence ATGCGCCACTTCTTCCTGTTGATCCTCGCCTGCCACCTCCAGGCCCAGGCCTGCCCGCCCTTCGTGCCTCCGCCCAGCGGCGGCGACTACGCCGATCCGGATGCCCGCCAGCGCCTGCTCACGGTGGAGCGCTTCCATTTCACGCCCAAGGTGGAGAAGCTGATGCAGGGCGAGTCGGGCTATCTCGGCGGAGATATCGGCTACACGCTGGAGCACTTCGCCAACCATCCGCGCGCCCTGTCGGCCATGGCGCGGCTGGCGCTGCGCGAGAAAACGGCGCGGCCCAAGGGCGCGAACTTCTCCATCGATTGCTATTTCGACCGCGCCATCCGCTTCAGGCCTGACGACGCGCGCGTGCGGGCAGTCTTCGGCGGCTATCTGCTGGCGATCAAACAGGAATCCTCGGCCCTGGAACAGCTGGAAGAGGCGGCGCGCCTCGAACCGAACAACGCCTCCAACCACTACAACCTCGGCCTGCTCTACCTGCGCCAGAAGCAGTACGACAAGGCGCGGGAAGCCGCGCAGCAGGCCTACTCCATGGGTTTCCCCCTGCCCGGCCTGAAATCGAAGCTTGTGGCGGCCGGACAATGGAAGGAATGA
- a CDS encoding XrtA-associated tyrosine autokinase, with protein sequence MMPYDDLPPHSEPVLVGPDAQFGEINLARLQQLGMVTHMGGRTGVAEDFRLIKRPLLRTARGQDGPSLRHGNLIVVTSALPGEGKTYCAINLAMSMAMERDTTVLLVDADVARPSVLNVLGLPPRAGLMDVLLDDDLDLSDVILKTNVPALSILPAGRSNRHATELLASRSMCRLLDDIAERYPDRIVIFDSPPLLITTEASVLATQMGQVVMVVEAGRTTHGAVKESLRLIESCRHVNLICNKSAGTSAGSDYYSYFE encoded by the coding sequence ATGATGCCTTACGACGACCTGCCCCCGCACAGCGAACCCGTGCTGGTGGGCCCCGATGCCCAGTTCGGCGAGATCAACCTGGCCCGGCTGCAGCAGCTGGGCATGGTGACCCACATGGGCGGGCGCACCGGGGTGGCCGAGGACTTCCGCCTCATCAAGCGCCCTCTCCTGCGCACGGCGCGCGGCCAGGACGGCCCCTCCCTGCGGCACGGCAACCTGATCGTGGTCACCAGCGCCCTGCCCGGCGAAGGCAAGACGTACTGCGCCATCAACCTCGCCATGAGCATGGCCATGGAGCGCGACACCACCGTGCTGCTGGTGGATGCCGACGTGGCCCGGCCCTCGGTGCTCAACGTGCTGGGCCTGCCCCCGCGTGCCGGTCTCATGGACGTGCTGCTGGACGACGACCTCGACCTCTCGGACGTGATCCTGAAAACCAATGTGCCTGCGCTCAGCATCCTTCCCGCAGGCCGCAGCAACCGCCACGCCACCGAGCTCCTGGCCAGCCGCAGCATGTGCCGCCTGCTGGACGACATCGCCGAGCGCTATCCCGACCGTATCGTGATCTTCGATTCCCCGCCCCTGCTGATCACCACCGAGGCGAGCGTGCTGGCCACGCAGATGGGCCAGGTGGTCATGGTCGTGGAAGCGGGCCGTACCACGCACGGGGCCGTGAAGGAGTCGCTGCGCCTGATCGAGTCCTGCCGCCATGTGAACCTGATCTGCAACAAGTCCGCGGGCACCAGCGCGGGCTCCGATTACTACAGCTATTTCGAATAG
- a CDS encoding glycosyltransferase, translated as MLMATFNGASTLPRVLSAYCRLMVPACGWRLIVIDNGSTDDTPGILAQFARSLPMQVLHEPRRGKNIALNRGLDAAGRCGPHELLVFTDDDATPQPDWLVRLYDASWRQPLFDMFGGAIEPDWAAEPPAWIAACVPLGLTYGITEAGRPAGPVFAGLVWGANMAIRGHLFAAGLRFDDSVGPAAGSYPMGGETELTRRLAASGHRAWFCPEARVAHHIRQRQLNEDWILERARRYGRGQYRQAPHGAFPELLGVPRWMFAKASAEAARWLGAVLRGDRKQRFLHRWELAYLRGYIGEAWRGGTAGKRVFITSYSGELGGMELRMAQEADYLRAAGCESVLAVPRFRGSRNWLRSLRGRGLDARHFTPPPVFEQWRWRRVNRWRAAVWWTGRMRRARPDLVHVAYCWSSYGNTALWLASRCELPAVISVHNAFPPDSFSSWHRPLLKEAFRCVRGVYAVSSSALQHFLALYRDFLPESALRAVIPNGVDTRRFQPSQAARQSMRQRLGIEPDALVIGSVGRLSPQKRPEMLVRLLAELLPRFPGLRLVLAGSGPLERALRRSVDARQLSGHVIFAGYQERVEELLPALDLHLLLSSREGFGIATIEAMACGVPAVATDVPGNADVLGLSAGGVLVPPDDLHAMAATVAGLLAAPLRRAVMGERGRAEVCARYDHSKIQAQVQAFYRGLL; from the coding sequence GTGCTCATGGCGACTTTCAATGGCGCCTCCACGCTGCCCAGGGTGCTGTCGGCCTATTGCCGCCTCATGGTCCCCGCCTGCGGCTGGCGCCTGATCGTCATCGACAACGGCAGCACGGACGATACGCCGGGCATCCTGGCGCAGTTCGCGCGCAGCCTGCCGATGCAGGTGCTGCACGAACCCCGGCGCGGCAAGAACATTGCCCTGAACCGCGGCCTCGACGCGGCTGGCCGCTGCGGTCCGCATGAACTGCTCGTGTTTACCGACGACGACGCCACCCCGCAGCCGGACTGGCTGGTCCGGCTCTACGATGCCTCCTGGCGCCAGCCCCTGTTCGACATGTTCGGCGGCGCCATCGAGCCGGATTGGGCGGCGGAACCGCCAGCCTGGATCGCGGCCTGCGTTCCGCTCGGGCTCACCTACGGGATCACGGAAGCGGGCCGCCCGGCGGGACCGGTGTTCGCGGGCCTGGTCTGGGGCGCGAACATGGCGATCCGCGGCCACCTCTTCGCGGCAGGCCTGCGCTTCGACGACAGCGTGGGACCGGCGGCAGGCAGCTATCCGATGGGAGGAGAGACGGAGCTCACGCGCCGCCTGGCCGCAAGCGGGCACCGCGCCTGGTTCTGTCCCGAAGCCCGGGTGGCCCACCATATCCGCCAGCGCCAGCTGAATGAGGACTGGATACTGGAGCGCGCACGCCGTTACGGGCGCGGGCAGTACCGCCAGGCACCGCACGGCGCCTTCCCCGAGCTGCTCGGCGTGCCGCGCTGGATGTTCGCCAAGGCCAGCGCGGAAGCGGCCCGCTGGCTGGGTGCAGTGCTGCGGGGTGACCGGAAGCAGCGTTTCCTCCATCGGTGGGAACTGGCCTACCTGCGCGGCTACATCGGGGAAGCGTGGCGGGGAGGGACCGCAGGCAAGCGCGTTTTCATCACCTCCTATTCCGGTGAACTGGGCGGCATGGAGCTGCGCATGGCGCAGGAGGCGGACTACTTGCGCGCAGCGGGCTGCGAGAGCGTGCTGGCGGTGCCCCGTTTCCGGGGCAGCAGGAACTGGCTGCGCAGCCTTCGCGGCCGTGGTCTCGATGCCCGCCATTTCACGCCGCCGCCGGTGTTCGAGCAATGGCGCTGGCGCCGTGTCAACCGATGGCGGGCCGCGGTGTGGTGGACCGGACGCATGCGGCGTGCCCGGCCCGATCTTGTGCATGTGGCCTATTGCTGGAGCAGCTACGGCAATACGGCGCTGTGGCTGGCCTCGCGCTGCGAGCTGCCCGCCGTAATCAGCGTCCACAACGCCTTCCCGCCGGACAGCTTCAGTTCCTGGCACCGGCCCTTGCTGAAGGAGGCCTTCCGCTGCGTGCGCGGTGTGTATGCCGTTTCCTCTTCGGCGCTCCAGCATTTCCTTGCCCTCTACCGCGACTTCCTGCCCGAGAGCGCGCTGCGCGCAGTGATCCCCAACGGCGTCGATACGCGCCGCTTCCAGCCTTCCCAGGCGGCCCGCCAATCCATGCGCCAGCGCCTCGGCATCGAGCCGGATGCGCTGGTGATCGGCTCGGTGGGGCGGCTTTCGCCGCAGAAGCGGCCGGAAATGCTGGTCCGGCTGCTGGCCGAGCTTCTGCCGCGCTTTCCCGGCCTGCGCCTGGTGCTGGCCGGCAGCGGGCCTCTGGAGAGGGCATTGCGCCGCAGCGTGGACGCCAGGCAGCTCTCCGGCCACGTCATCTTCGCAGGCTACCAGGAGAGGGTGGAGGAGCTGCTGCCTGCCCTCGACCTGCACCTGCTTCTCAGCAGCCGCGAGGGCTTCGGCATTGCCACCATCGAGGCCATGGCCTGCGGAGTTCCTGCGGTAGCGACCGACGTGCCCGGCAATGCGGATGTGCTGGGCCTGAGCGCAGGAGGCGTGCTGGTGCCGCCCGACGACCTGCACGCCATGGCGGCGACAGTCGCAGGCCTGCTGGCCGCCCCATTGCGGCGCGCTGTCATGGGAGAGCGGGGCAGGGCGGAGGTCTGCGCGCGCTATGACCACAGCAAGATCCAGGCGCAGGTACAGGCCTTCTATCGAGGGCTGCTCTGA
- a CDS encoding oligosaccharide flippase family protein, translating into MERTRRSLLFSFAEKYTALLLATAGSMLIARVLTPAEIGIYAIGAVLAGLAQVLRDFGVGQYLVAARELTREQLRAALAVSLTAGWSLALLVAAASSPLAAFYGQPRLHQVLLLLSLNFLMVPISSMTLAWLRRHMQWRAVYCINSSHALTQFGLSVGLSLLGYGCVGLALATVGAGVAGLLVSLLFRPAELPWLPRWRGAGAVLQFGAYAAGGNIIDEAGMAAPDLIVGKLLGSAEVAIFGKAQSLLNLFAYGISSAVSPVLLPLFAAQAREGSDLRASYLTTVSCITALSWPFFSLLAILALPVIRLLYGAQWDGAAPLVRIMCCSAAVFSMFNMARYLFVATGHVREQARLDAWSVALRIGALLPAALAGLEWVAVAVAFGAVGRSWLTWRCLQHLAGLQARAMGAAVWRSAVLAGACALPALAALMLVPGGAAQLLAGGGGAALAWLAGILLLRHPLAKELPRLSLRRPVRGIAE; encoded by the coding sequence ATGGAACGCACCCGCCGCTCGCTGCTGTTCTCCTTCGCGGAAAAGTACACGGCCCTGCTGCTCGCGACGGCGGGCAGCATGCTGATCGCCCGCGTGCTGACGCCCGCCGAAATCGGCATTTATGCCATCGGCGCGGTGCTGGCCGGGCTGGCCCAGGTGCTGCGCGACTTCGGCGTGGGACAGTATCTCGTGGCGGCGCGCGAACTGACGCGCGAGCAGCTGCGGGCAGCGCTGGCTGTATCCCTGACGGCGGGGTGGTCGCTTGCCCTGCTGGTGGCGGCAGCGAGTTCCCCGCTGGCCGCCTTCTACGGGCAACCGCGCCTGCACCAGGTGCTCCTGCTGCTGTCGCTGAATTTCCTCATGGTGCCCATTAGCTCCATGACGCTGGCCTGGCTGCGCCGCCATATGCAATGGCGCGCCGTGTACTGCATCAACAGCAGCCACGCGCTGACGCAGTTCGGGCTCTCGGTCGGACTGTCGCTGCTTGGCTATGGCTGCGTGGGCCTGGCGCTCGCCACGGTGGGCGCGGGCGTGGCGGGCCTGCTTGTGAGCCTGCTGTTCCGGCCCGCCGAGCTGCCGTGGCTGCCGCGCTGGCGCGGCGCAGGCGCCGTGCTGCAATTCGGCGCCTATGCGGCGGGCGGCAACATCATCGACGAGGCGGGCATGGCGGCGCCGGATCTGATTGTCGGAAAGCTGCTGGGCAGCGCGGAAGTCGCCATATTCGGCAAGGCGCAAAGCCTGCTCAATCTCTTCGCCTACGGCATATCGAGCGCGGTGTCGCCGGTGCTGCTCCCCCTGTTCGCCGCCCAGGCGCGCGAGGGCAGCGACCTGCGCGCCAGCTACCTGACCACCGTAAGCTGCATCACGGCGCTGTCCTGGCCCTTCTTTTCCTTGCTGGCCATCCTCGCCCTGCCTGTGATCCGGCTGCTCTACGGAGCCCAGTGGGATGGGGCGGCGCCGCTGGTGCGCATCATGTGCTGTTCCGCGGCCGTGTTCAGCATGTTCAATATGGCGCGCTATCTTTTTGTGGCGACGGGCCATGTGCGCGAGCAGGCGCGGCTCGACGCGTGGTCGGTGGCCCTGCGCATCGGCGCCCTGCTGCCCGCCGCGCTGGCGGGGCTGGAGTGGGTCGCGGTGGCGGTGGCCTTCGGCGCCGTAGGGCGCAGCTGGCTGACGTGGCGCTGCCTCCAGCATCTGGCAGGACTGCAGGCGCGCGCGATGGGCGCGGCAGTCTGGCGCAGCGCCGTACTGGCCGGTGCCTGTGCGCTGCCAGCGCTGGCTGCGCTGATGCTCGTGCCCGGAGGAGCGGCCCAGCTGCTGGCGGGGGGAGGCGGAGCGGCGCTGGCCTGGCTGGCGGGAATACTGCTTCTGCGCCACCCGCTGGCGAAGGAGCTTCCCCGGCTGTCCTTGCGCCGCCCCGTGCGCGGCATCGCGGAGTGA
- a CDS encoding glycosyltransferase, whose translation MRIGVLSYPMLFQRDGGLQVQVRETIAALNALPQSLSVQLVDVRSEPLASYDLIHVFSAINGNHRLVETAQEAGVPVVLSPLVSPGWDRTAGLRARLAERCAGRLTGWQVQTSYAQMRRALELADLLIALGPAEQAAIAGGFGIGAERIRIIPNGIAPRFFEADPRPFRQQTGIDGAFVLMVGAISPYKNQLGLAQAMKELGVPLVLIGRAARSDELYLQALQRLPWVRLLGGLLHESPLLAGAYAAASVLALPSRGEVFPLTVLEAMAAGTPVVMTRESALAIDGAGIAVQTVRWDDQEGLARALRAVLAAPPERQQVRQLVARYSWPKVAGEMADCYAALLRGELRRAVSGR comes from the coding sequence ATGCGCATCGGCGTGCTGTCCTATCCCATGCTCTTCCAGCGCGACGGCGGGCTGCAGGTGCAGGTCAGGGAGACCATCGCGGCCCTGAATGCCTTGCCCCAGTCCCTGTCGGTGCAGCTGGTCGATGTGCGCAGCGAGCCGCTTGCAAGCTATGACCTGATCCATGTTTTCTCGGCCATCAACGGAAACCACCGGCTGGTCGAAACGGCGCAGGAAGCGGGCGTGCCAGTCGTGCTGTCACCCCTGGTCTCGCCAGGCTGGGACCGCACCGCAGGCCTGCGTGCCCGGCTCGCAGAGCGCTGCGCCGGGCGCCTTACCGGCTGGCAGGTGCAGACCAGCTATGCCCAGATGCGGCGCGCGCTGGAGCTGGCGGACCTGCTCATCGCCCTTGGCCCGGCCGAACAGGCGGCCATTGCCGGTGGTTTCGGGATCGGGGCAGAGCGGATACGCATCATCCCCAACGGGATTGCGCCGCGCTTCTTCGAGGCGGACCCGCGCCCCTTCCGCCAGCAGACGGGCATCGACGGCGCATTCGTGCTGATGGTAGGCGCCATCAGCCCTTACAAGAACCAGCTGGGCCTTGCGCAGGCGATGAAGGAGCTCGGTGTGCCCCTGGTGCTGATCGGCCGGGCGGCGCGCAGCGACGAGCTCTATCTGCAAGCGCTGCAGCGCCTGCCGTGGGTGCGCCTGCTGGGCGGACTGCTGCACGAGTCGCCGCTGCTGGCGGGCGCCTATGCCGCGGCCTCGGTACTGGCCTTGCCCAGCCGGGGCGAGGTCTTCCCCCTCACCGTGCTCGAAGCAATGGCCGCGGGCACGCCCGTGGTGATGACCCGGGAAAGCGCGCTGGCCATCGATGGCGCGGGCATCGCCGTGCAAACGGTGCGCTGGGATGACCAGGAGGGATTGGCGCGGGCCCTGCGCGCCGTGCTGGCCGCGCCCCCGGAGAGGCAGCAGGTACGCCAGCTTGTCGCGCGCTACAGCTGGCCGAAGGTGGCGGGAGAGATGGCGGACTGCTACGCCGCGCTGCTCAGGGGGGAGTTGCGGCGGGCGGTCTCGGGACGGTAG
- a CDS encoding class I SAM-dependent methyltransferase, translating into MLPLATFSLAVIACLLSAYTLHKVRLIHLLLHDVRDQGRSDNAGLFRQLEALQALYAELRLERSLPATRGWAASPDFLLELARHALSEQPKVVVECSSGTSTLVLARCMQLNGSGKVYSLEHDPHYAKETRRELLRHGLSAWAEVIDSALTAQEFRNATWPWYDTAGLPPAPIDMIAIDGPPQATRRLARYPAGPALFARLAPNAAVFLDDARRPDEQAILRRWAEEYPELHQQLLNCEKGAAMLRYRPETARRNSPLSSAA; encoded by the coding sequence ATGCTGCCCCTTGCCACTTTCTCGCTGGCCGTGATCGCCTGCCTGCTGTCGGCCTACACCCTGCACAAGGTGCGCCTGATCCACCTGCTCCTGCACGACGTGCGGGACCAGGGCCGCAGCGACAATGCGGGCCTCTTCCGCCAGCTGGAGGCCCTGCAGGCGCTGTATGCGGAGCTCAGGCTGGAGCGCAGCCTGCCCGCCACGCGCGGCTGGGCCGCCTCGCCGGACTTCCTGCTGGAGCTGGCCCGCCATGCCCTCAGCGAGCAGCCCAAGGTGGTGGTGGAGTGCAGCAGCGGCACCTCGACCCTGGTGCTGGCGCGCTGCATGCAACTGAACGGAAGCGGCAAGGTCTACAGCCTGGAGCACGATCCCCACTATGCCAAGGAGACCCGGCGCGAACTGCTGCGCCACGGCCTGTCGGCCTGGGCCGAAGTGATCGACAGCGCCCTCACCGCGCAGGAATTCCGCAACGCCACCTGGCCCTGGTACGACACGGCAGGCCTGCCCCCGGCCCCTATCGACATGATCGCCATCGACGGCCCGCCGCAGGCCACGCGCAGGCTGGCGCGCTATCCGGCCGGCCCCGCGCTGTTCGCCCGGCTGGCGCCCAATGCCGCCGTCTTCCTGGACGACGCGCGCCGCCCGGACGAACAGGCCATCTTGCGGCGCTGGGCCGAGGAGTACCCTGAGCTGCACCAGCAGCTCCTGAACTGCGAAAAGGGCGCCGCCATGCTGCGCTACCGTCCCGAGACCGCCCGCCGCAACTCCCCCCTGAGCAGCGCGGCGTAG